Proteins encoded in a region of the Neoarius graeffei isolate fNeoGra1 chromosome 3, fNeoGra1.pri, whole genome shotgun sequence genome:
- the LOC132883499 gene encoding uncharacterized protein LOC132883499 produces MHAAGIMRSQLPVFLRALYLLLCMAPVFHGESDSQNNTTITMRTTEHSTNATESASPKTTLPIITTTFTTKTHDIPRTNIMSSESTPLPTTRARSDSTPTTTTPSSDAGTVVCVILFFVILIIVLFICTYKWYIRQGRPSFPEIQRHIAESVRNAWAATMECLRQSSKEEEEEEEMEAGISEAEQQKEKEDAEDEDEEDDSSADYSSMDGTVMMEKPKKDEQEDGQSNEREEDMTTIELMDEKMEKEKDDLTVL; encoded by the exons ATGCATGCTGCAG GCATCATGAGATCACAGTTACCTGTATTTCTGAGAGCGCTCTATTTGCTCCTCTGTATGGCTCCTGTTTTCCATGGAGAATCAGATTCCCAGAACAACACAACCATCACCATGAGAACAACAGAGCATAGCACAAATGCAACCGAAAGTGCATCTCCTAAGACCACGCtccccatcatcaccaccaccttcACAACGAAGACTCATGACATACCCAGAACCAACATCATGTCCTCAGAAAGCACTCCCCTACCGACGACTAGAGCGCGCTCTGACTCTACACCGACTACCACGACACCCAGCTCAGATGCTGGAACTGTGGTGTGTGTAATCCTCTTCTTCGTCATCTTAATAATTGTGCTGTTTATCTGTACTTATAAATGGTACATTCGTCAGGGGCGTCCGTCCTTCCCTGAAATTCAGAGACATATAGCAGAAAGTGTAAGGAACGCCTGGGCAGCGACTATGGAGTGTCTGAGACAATCTtccaaagaggaggaggaggaggaggagatggaaGCAGGAATATCAGAGGCAGAACAACAGAAAGAGAAAGAAGATGCTGAAGATGAGGACGAGGAGGATGATTCGTCAGCAGATTACTCGAGCATGGATGGCACAGTAATGATGGAGAAGCCGAAAAAGGATGAACAGGAGGATGGGCAGAGCAATGAAAGAGAAGAGGACATGACAACAATTGAGCTCATGGATGAGAAGATGGAGAAAGAGAAAGATGATCTTACAGTGCTGTGA